Proteins found in one Candidatus Tisiphia endosymbiont of Beris chalybata genomic segment:
- a CDS encoding AEC family transporter, protein MNEIFSSTLPILLITLLGSIIKRKWLTSEEFWRGLEKLSYFFLFPIMLFNYISVADLSAEAIIRLVLALMISTGIISLGLIIYQKKTNFDKIQFTSIFQGAVRYNSYIFFAISSPLLGVNGLAIVSVISSYMIIFTNIISVMIFARYIPDSSLAQSPRASFILMVKLILQNPLIIASIVGFLFNYSNLELYIGIKKTLSTLSDSALAIGMLNVGAGLKFAMRGELLHNVLFTSFVKLVAFPIVTVIVLSLMSITGPAKSIGVLYSCLPCASTAYVLSRQLGGDPESMASIITFTTLFSVISLSVLMYLWG, encoded by the coding sequence ATGAACGAAATTTTCTCTAGTACATTACCTATTCTTTTGATCACCCTTCTTGGCAGTATTATCAAAAGAAAATGGTTAACCTCTGAAGAATTTTGGAGAGGGTTAGAAAAATTATCATATTTTTTTCTTTTTCCAATTATGCTATTTAATTATATTTCTGTAGCTGACCTAAGTGCTGAAGCGATTATCCGTCTTGTTCTTGCCTTGATGATCTCAACTGGTATTATTTCATTAGGGCTAATTATTTATCAAAAAAAAACTAACTTTGATAAAATTCAATTTACTTCGATATTCCAAGGGGCAGTGCGTTATAATAGCTATATCTTTTTTGCTATTAGTAGTCCTCTTTTAGGAGTAAATGGTCTTGCTATAGTATCAGTGATTTCATCATATATGATTATCTTTACTAACATCATTTCCGTAATGATTTTTGCTCGCTATATTCCAGATAGTTCTCTTGCTCAAAGTCCGCGCGCTAGTTTTATATTAATGGTGAAATTGATATTACAAAATCCTTTAATTATAGCTAGTATAGTGGGGTTTCTATTTAATTATTCTAATTTGGAATTATATATAGGGATAAAAAAGACTTTATCCACTCTATCGGACTCAGCTTTAGCCATAGGTATGTTGAATGTAGGAGCAGGCCTTAAGTTTGCAATGCGAGGAGAACTGTTACATAATGTATTATTCACTAGCTTTGTTAAATTAGTAGCTTTTCCTATTGTTACCGTAATAGTGTTGTCATTAATGTCTATTACAGGACCCGCAAAGTCAATTGGTGTGTTATATAGTTGTTTACCATGCGCTAGTACTGCTTATGTCTTATCCCGTCAGCTTGGTGGGGACCCCGAATCTATGGCATCAATTATTACTTTTACAACACTTTTTTCAGTAATCTCATTATCAGTGCTTATGTATTTATGGGGTTAG
- a CDS encoding palindromic element RPE1 domain-containing protein: protein MHNLKIIEEFLGETKSSTAAYIDVREEQRGVSTTKLPIRLGYARGLIEFLQILCSMRSM from the coding sequence TTGCATAACCTAAAGATAATTGAAGAATTTTTAGGAGAAACGAAGTCGAGTACCGCAGCGTACATAGACGTACGTGAGGAACAGAGAGGAGTTTCGACGACAAAATTACCAATTAGATTAGGTTATGCAAGAGGTCTAATAGAGTTCCTTCAAATTCTCTGCTCGATGCGAAGTATGTAA
- a CDS encoding NADP-dependent malic enzyme, with amino-acid sequence MDEMNKMNYKRALEYHQKDRPGKIAIVPTKSLITQQDLALAYSPGVAAPCLEIAKDIDNIYKYTARGNLVAVITNGSAVLGLGNLGAAASKPVMEGKAVLFKNFADIDSIDLEVDTSDPDEFVNVVKYLNYSFGGINLEDIKAPECFIIEEKLKNCMQIPVFHDDQHGTAIITAAGLINAAYLTNRSFNDMKIVVNGAGAAAIACIGLLIAIGADSKNIILCDTKGVVYKGRQDGMNKWKELYAAETNLRTLSEAMKSADILLGLSTKGVITKEMVASMAANPIIFAMANPDPEITPEEVKAVRSDAIIATGRSDYNNQVNNVMGFPYIFRGALDVRATTINQEMKIAAAYALAELARQPVPDEVYKAYAGRKMSFGPDYIIPVPFDPRLITTIPIAVAKAAIDSGVAKIPVFNLQKYKKELESRLNPTSHYMNLLLEKIYASPLQKIVFAEGEEEEVIMAAIMMRDASYAIPILVGRAEKIFATLEKMKLKDNLAGITIMNAAINPNLDQYIEKLYSRLQRMGYLYRDCARLVKSNKNIFSACMIACQEADCMVTGITQSYYNNLEDIMKIMDAKENNRILGYSIMISKEHNIIIADNSISELPNEHDLVEITLQTASIAKNMGMNPRAALLSFSTFGNPIRENTNRIREAIKILDSMKLDFEYDGEMSAEVALNPNLRTLYQFCRLSGPANVLIMPGMHSARISTQLLQELAGGIFIGPIISGLQYPVQILQMGMSASEIIKFATFACMDSINNKVI; translated from the coding sequence ATGGATGAAATGAATAAAATGAATTATAAGAGAGCTTTAGAATATCATCAAAAAGATAGACCTGGTAAAATTGCTATTGTTCCAACTAAATCTTTAATTACACAGCAAGACTTAGCTTTAGCTTATTCACCAGGTGTGGCTGCCCCATGTCTTGAAATTGCTAAAGATATAGATAATATCTACAAATATACAGCACGAGGCAATTTAGTTGCAGTAATAACCAATGGTAGCGCAGTTCTTGGACTTGGTAATTTAGGAGCAGCTGCCTCCAAGCCGGTAATGGAGGGAAAAGCAGTTTTATTTAAAAATTTTGCTGATATTGATTCTATCGATCTTGAGGTAGATACTAGTGATCCCGATGAGTTTGTTAACGTAGTAAAATACCTGAATTATAGTTTTGGAGGGATTAATTTAGAGGATATTAAAGCTCCTGAGTGTTTTATAATTGAAGAAAAATTAAAGAATTGTATGCAGATCCCAGTCTTTCATGATGATCAGCATGGAACAGCTATCATCACTGCTGCGGGCCTTATTAATGCTGCTTACCTTACTAACCGTTCTTTTAATGACATGAAAATTGTAGTAAATGGAGCAGGGGCCGCTGCAATTGCCTGTATCGGCTTATTAATTGCTATTGGGGCTGATAGTAAAAATATTATTTTATGTGATACTAAAGGGGTAGTATATAAGGGGCGGCAAGACGGAATGAATAAATGGAAGGAATTATATGCAGCTGAGACTAATTTACGAACCTTGAGTGAGGCAATGAAGTCTGCGGATATATTATTAGGATTATCAACTAAAGGAGTAATTACTAAAGAAATGGTGGCTTCTATGGCAGCAAATCCTATCATTTTTGCTATGGCAAATCCTGACCCAGAAATTACGCCGGAAGAAGTAAAAGCGGTACGAAGTGATGCAATTATTGCGACCGGGCGTTCTGATTATAATAATCAGGTCAATAATGTTATGGGGTTCCCATACATTTTTCGTGGGGCTTTGGATGTTAGAGCTACGACTATTAATCAAGAAATGAAGATAGCTGCGGCTTATGCCTTAGCTGAATTAGCAAGGCAACCTGTGCCTGACGAAGTTTATAAAGCATACGCTGGTAGAAAAATGAGTTTTGGACCAGATTATATTATTCCGGTCCCATTTGATCCAAGATTAATTACTACTATTCCAATAGCAGTAGCTAAAGCAGCTATAGATAGTGGGGTTGCAAAAATTCCTGTTTTTAACCTTCAGAAATATAAAAAAGAACTAGAAAGCAGGTTAAATCCTACTTCCCATTACATGAACTTATTACTGGAAAAAATTTATGCTTCTCCTCTCCAAAAAATAGTGTTTGCGGAAGGAGAAGAGGAAGAGGTTATTATGGCCGCTATTATGATGCGTGATGCTTCTTACGCTATTCCTATACTTGTTGGCAGGGCTGAGAAGATATTTGCTACTTTAGAGAAAATGAAGTTAAAAGATAATTTAGCAGGTATTACTATAATGAATGCTGCTATTAATCCTAATCTTGATCAATATATAGAGAAGCTCTACAGTAGACTACAGCGTATGGGATATTTATACCGTGATTGTGCCAGGTTAGTCAAAAGTAATAAAAATATCTTTTCAGCCTGTATGATAGCTTGTCAAGAGGCAGATTGTATGGTTACGGGGATAACGCAAAGCTATTATAATAATTTAGAAGATATTATGAAAATAATGGACGCTAAAGAAAATAATAGAATTTTAGGTTACTCAATCATGATTTCTAAAGAGCATAATATAATTATCGCTGATAATAGTATTTCCGAGCTACCAAATGAACATGATCTAGTAGAGATTACTTTGCAAACTGCTAGCATAGCAAAAAATATGGGGATGAACCCAAGAGCAGCTCTACTTTCGTTTTCTACCTTTGGTAATCCTATACGAGAAAATACCAATAGAATAAGAGAAGCTATTAAGATTTTAGATAGTATGAAATTAGATTTTGAATATGATGGGGAAATGTCTGCTGAGGTAGCGTTGAACCCTAATTTACGTACTTTATATCAGTTTTGTAGGTTATCTGGCCCTGCCAACGTTTTAATCATGCCAGGTATGCATTCAGCAAGAATCTCAACTCAATTACTGCAAGAACTAGCAGGTGGTATTTTTATAGGTCCAATAATTAGTGGATTACAATATCCAGTACAAATATTACAAATGGGAATGTCCGCTAGTGAAATAATAAAATTTGCAACATTTGCTTGTATGGACTCAATAAATAATAAAGTTATTTAA